A section of the Eublepharis macularius isolate TG4126 chromosome 1, MPM_Emac_v1.0, whole genome shotgun sequence genome encodes:
- the TULP4 gene encoding tubby-related protein 4 isoform X3 — protein MYAAVEHGPVLCSDSNILCLSWKGRVPKSEKEKPVCRRRYYEEGWLATGNGRGVVGVTFTASHCRRDRNTPQRINFNLRGHNSEVLFGTADGQVIVMDCHGRMLAHVLLHESDGILSMSWNYPSFLVEDSSESDTDSDDYSPPQDGPAAYPVLVQNTKPLLTVSFTSGDISLMNNYDDLSPTIIRSGLKDVVAQWCTQGDLLAVAGMEKLSQLAELSSASFLKSALVKFYNVHGEHIYTLETPVQRPIISICWGHRDSRLLMASGPALYVVRVEHRVSSLQLLCQQTIASSLRDDKDISKLTLPPRLGSYLTTAFMPTIKPPIPDPNNMRDFVSYPTSGNERLHCTMKRTEDDPEVGGPCYTLYLEYLGGLVPILKGRRISKLRPEFVIMDPKTDGKADEIYGNSLISTVIDSCNCSDSSDIELSDDWAAKKSPKITRASKSPKLPRINIEARKSPKLSRAAQEISRSPRLPIRKPSIGSPSLTRREFPLEDITQHNYLAQVTSNIWGTKFKIVGLAAFLPTNLGAVIYKTSLLHLQPRQMTIYLPEVRKISMDYINLPVFNPNVFSEDEDDLPVTGASGVPENNPPCTVNIPIAPIHSSAQAMSPTQSIGLVQSLLANQNVQLDVLANQTTAVAAAEHVTDNAVHYPIPSRYSNPGQVIFGGVEMGRIIQAPPQLSMPPQGAIQMAIVDHRDGDREHEHLQKPKTLRPVPQVSEGEAAIFSTAQEIQMNKMNPPPPYPGTIPAAPTTAPPPPPIPPQPPIDLCLKKGDFPLYSAGHYQPPLGYERITTFDSSGNVEEVCRPRTRIMCAQNSYTLQGPGSSATLRITSSEKKIQQPCTSATLNRLTVPRYSIPTGDPPPYPEIAAQLSQGRGITQRLDNSIIHATLRRNSREAALKMAQLVDSQRATLQLPPKLKSNVVVAQYQQRVPTALYTCSQCSNNSNGGGSSSNTNSGGGNISSANTNSSASTISSMRPDITTGNSTQHSSVIAHSVSTSPLASQSSYSLLSPPDNSRERTDYVNSAFMEDETLSQHCPVEKSIRHIPIAMAEPGIGVKRPPPYQWEPMMTEEIWVPQERTAQSTLPNPVKPPAPLVIGQAQHLDISRVPFVSPKSPTSPTATFQMNYGVGASYVGSYSVPPPPLPLHGMQVPCSPKEGLSPAQIAQQEPTVVLQPGYPSNLSYCPLPPMYPGNSTCSSLQLPPMALHPWNSYSTCPPAAQSTQGTLPPKSLLVVEKPVMSPPPTETQGHVGTDVMVETTDNFQEVLSLTESPIPQRTDKFGKKNRKRLDSRADEGNMQAITEGKVKKETRTTLTDFNTLISSPRLGREKKKVKSQKDQLKSKKLNKMNEFQDSSESEPELFISGDELMNQSQGSKKGWKNKRNLRTASEMDEFKCRKANEKEDGRLGNQGFVYVMANKQPLWNEATQVYQLDFGGRVTQESAKNFQIELEGRQVMQFGRIDGNAYILDFQYPFSAVQAFAVALANVTQRLK, from the exons GTCCTGTTTGGCACTGCTGATGGCCAGGTTATTGTCATGGATTGCCATGGCCGAATGCTGGCACACGTTCTTCTTCATGAATCCGATGGCATCCTTAGCATGTCTTGGAACTACCCAAGCTTCTTGGTGGAAGACAGCAGTGAAAGTGACACCGATTCAGATGATTATTCTCCACCCCAAG ATGGCCCGGCTGCATATCCAGTCCTGGTGCAGAACACCAAACCGCTACTCACTGTCAGCTTCACGTCAGGGGATATTAGCTTAATGAACAACTACGATGATTTGTCTCCTACCATCATCCGCTCAGGGTTGAAAG ATGTAGTTGCCCAGTGGTGTACACAAGGAGACTTACTGGCTGTAGCAGGCATGGAAAAACTAAGCCAACTAGCTGAACTTAGCAGTGCTTCCTTTCTGAAAAGTGCACTGGTCAAGTTCTACAATGTTCATGGAGAACACATCTATACCCTGGAGACACCTGTGCAg CGTCCCATAATCTCAATCTGCTGGGGCCACAGGGATTCTCGACTGCTCATGGCTTCTGGCCCTGCGTTATATGTTGTTAGAGTGGAGCATAGAGTTTCCAGCTTACAGCTCTTGTGCCAGCAAACCATTGCTAGCTCCTTGCGGGATGACAAAGATATAAGCAAACTGACCTTGCCTCCCCGACTTGGCTCATACCTCACCACTGCCTTTATGCCAACGATCAAG CCTCCTATTCCAGACCCCAATAACATGAGAGATTTTGTTAGCTACCCAACATCCGGTAATGAAAGGCTTCATTGCACAATGAAGAGGACAGAAGATGATCCAGAAGTTGGAGGGCCTTGCTATACGCTGTATTTGGAATACTTGGGGGGTTTGGTGCCTATTTTGAAAGGACGTCGAATTAGCAAACTGCGACCTGAGTTTGTCATCATGGATCCTAAGACAGATGGAAAAGCAG ATGAAATCTATGGAAATAGTTTGATTTCCACCGTGATTGACAGCTGCAACTGCTCTGATTCCAGTGATATCGAACTGAGTGATGACTGGGCTGCGAAAAAGTCTCCCAAAATCACTAGAGCTAGCAAATCACCCAAACTTCCCAG AATTAATATAGAAGCTCGCAAATCTCCAAAGTTGTCACGAGCTGCTCAGGAGATATCGAGATCTCCCAGGTTACCAATAAGGAAGCCTTCCATAGGTTCACCAAGTTTAACTCGTAGAGAGTTTCCTTTGGAGGATATCACTCAG CACAACTACCTTGCTCAGGTCACATCAAATATCTGGGGAACCAAATTTAAAATTGTGGGCTTGGCTGCTTTCCTGCCAACAAATCTTGGTGCAG TTATCtataaaaccagcttgctgcatctcCAACCCAGGCAGATGACCATATATCTTCCAGAAGTACGGAAGATTTCTATGGACTATATAAATTTGCCTGTCTTCAACCCCAATGTTTTTAGTGAAGATGAAGATGATTTACCAG TGACTGGAGCATCGGGAGTTCCTGAGAACAACCCCCCTTGCACCGTAAACATCCCAATCGCTCCTATTCACAGTTCTGCACAAGCAATGTCACCAACTCAGAGCATAGGGTTAGTTCAGTCTTTGTTGGCCAATCAGAATGTGCAGTTGGATGTCCTTGCCAATCAGACaacagcggtggcagcagcagaacaTGTGACAGATAATGCAGTCCATTATCCAATTCCAAGCAGATATTCCAACCCAGGACAAGTCATCTTTGGAGGAGTAGAAATGGGGCGTATCATTCAGGCACCCCCACAGTTATCCATGCCACCTCAGGGTGCAATCCAGATGGCAATAGTGGACCACAGAGATGGGGACAGAGAACACGAACATCtccaaaaaccaaaaacattgcGTCCAGTTCCACAGGTATCTGAAGGAGAAGCAGCTATCTTCAGCACTGCTCAAGAAATTCAGATGAACAAAATGAACCCACCGCCTCCGTACCCTGGAACCATACCAGCAGCTCCGACCACAGCACCTCCACCTCCTCCTATACCCCCACAGCCTCCTATAGACCTCTGTTTGAAAAAGGGAGATTTCCCCCTTTATTCAGCAGGGCATTATCAACCCCCCCTTGGCTATGAGAGAATAACCACTTTTGATAGCAGCGGAAATGTTGAGGAGGTATGTCGGCCTCGGACACGAATAATGTGTGCCCAGAACTCATATACTCTGCAAGGCCCTGGTAGTTCTGCCACTTTAAGGATAACTTCATCAGAGAAGAAGATTCAGCAGCCTTGTACCAGTGCTACGCTGAACAGACTCACAGTTCCACGCTACTCCATCCCAACAGGGGACCCACCACCTTATCCGGAAATTGCAGCCCAGCTATCTCAAGGCCGTGGCATCACACAGAGGCTGGACAACAGCATCATCCATGCTACTCTGCGGAGGAACAGCAGAGAGGCAGCGCTGAAGATGGCTCAACTGGTTGACAGCCAAAGAGCCACTCTGCAGCTCCCACCCAAACTGAAGAGCAATGTTGTAGTGGCCCAGTACCAACAGCGGGTGCCAACGGCACTATACACCTGCAGTCAGTGCAGCAACAACAGCAATGGTGGTGGTAGCAGCAGCAACACAAATAGTGGAGGTGggaatatcagcagtgccaacacTAACAGCAGTGCCTCCACCATCAGCAGCATGAGGCCAGACATAACAACAGGGAACAGCACTCAACATAGCTCTGTCATCGCACACTCAGTCAGTACTTCTCCTTTGGCCTCCCAGTCCTCTTACAGTTTGCTGAGCCCACCTGATAACTCCCGTGAACGGACAGATTATGTAAACTCTGCCTTCATGGAGGATGAGACTCTTTCTCAGCACTGCCCTGTGGAGAAATCAATCCGTCACATCCCTATAGCCATGGCAGAGCCTGGCATTGGTGTAAAAAGACCACCCCCCTACCAATGGGAACCTATGATGACTGAGGAAATATGGGTTCCTCAGGAAAGGACAGCTCAGAGTACTTTGCCGAACCCTGTCAAACCACCTGCCCCTCTAGTCATTGGCCAAGCTCAGCACCTAGATATATCCCGAGTTCCATTTGTTTCACCCAAATCTCCAACCAGTCCCACTGCCACTTTCCAAATGAATTATGGAGTTGGAGCATCTTATGTGGGGAGTTACAGTGTTCCTCCTCCACCCCTTCCTCTCCATGGAATGCAGGTCCCCTGTTCCCCCAAAGAAGGTTTGTCCCCTGCCCAGATTGCACAACAGGAGCCGACAGTTGTGCTTCAGCCAGGCTATCCTTCTAATCTCTCTTATTGTCCCTTGCCCCCCATGTACCCTGGAAATAGCACTTGCTCGAGTTTACAGCTGCCACCGATGGCCTTGCACCCATGGAATTCATACAGCACATGCCCACCGGCTGCACAGAGTACCCAAGGTACTCTGCCCCCCAAGTCACTACTGGTTGTGGAGAAACCTGTAATGTCCCCACCACCCACAGAGACTCAAGGTCATGTGGGTACAGATGTAATGGTGGAGACTACAGATAACTTCCAGGAAGTACTTTCCCTGACAGAAAGCCCCATTCCTCAGCGGACAGACAAATTTGGGAAGAAGAATCGAAAGCGCTTAGATAGCCGAGCAGATGAAGGAAACATGCAGGCTATCACGGAAGGTAAAGTCAAAAAGGAGACAAGGACAACACTGACTGACTTCAACACGCTGATATCAAGCCCTAGACTGGGCAGGGAGAAGAAGAAAGTCAAAAGTCAGAAGGACCAACTGAAATCAAAAAAATTGAACAAGATGAATGAGTTTCAGGATAGCTCAGAGAGTGAGCCTGAGCTATTTATTAGTGGGGATGAACTAATGAACCAGAGCCAGGGCAGTAAAAAAgggtggaaaaacaaaaggaatCTGAGGACAGCCAGTGAAATGGATGAATTTAAGTGCCGGAAAGCAAATGAAAAGGAGGATGGGCGGCTAGGAAATCAGGGCTTTGTGTATGTGATGGCCAATAAGCAGCCCTTGTGGAATGAGGCAACTCAAGTCTATCAGTTGGACTTTGGAGGGCGAGTGACCCAAGAATCTGCCAAAAACTTCCAGATTGAGCTGGAAGGAAGACAG